TGCGGCCCCTCCCCGGTCACCTGCACCGTAACGCCCACGGCGGGGCACTCGGCGGCGAACGCGGCGCTCACCCCGCTCAGGGCCTCGGGCAGCGGTGCGGAGGCCTCGCCGTCGGCATCCGCCGGCACCCCCAGCAACGCCTCGCGCAGTTGCCGGGAACCCGCGGCCAGTCGCGCGGAGAGCCGATCCACCACTGCCCGCACGTCGTCGGGCAGGTCGGGGTGAACGCGCAGCTCCTGCAGATCGAGTTCGGCCGCGAACAGCTGCTGGCTCAGCCCATCGTGCAGCCGCTCGGCCAGCGACCGGTCATCGGGCGGGGTGTGCATACCGACCAGGGTAGGCGGATGGTGGGTGCCCGC
This window of the Sporichthyaceae bacterium genome carries:
- a CDS encoding histidine kinase, with the protein product MHTPPDDRSLAERLHDGLSQQLFAAELDLQELRVHPDLPDDVRAVVDRLSARLAAGSRQLREALLGVPADADGEASAPLPEALSGVSAAFAAECPAVGVTVQVTGEGPQPPAPAGRVLLRAAREGLANVSKHADAAHALVVLRRGPRWWTVEV